A single Carnobacterium alterfunditum DSM 5972 DNA region contains:
- the rpsM gene encoding 30S ribosomal protein S13, translating to MARIAGVDVPRDKRVVISLTYIYGIGKNTAQEILKEAGVSEEIRVRELSNDQLDAIRATVDKLKVEGDLRREVSQDIKRLIEIGSYRGIRHRRGLPVRGQNTKNNARTRKGPAKSITGKKK from the coding sequence ATGGCTCGTATTGCAGGTGTAGATGTTCCGCGTGATAAACGTGTAGTAATTTCTCTAACTTATATATATGGAATCGGTAAAAACACAGCTCAAGAAATATTAAAAGAAGCTGGCGTATCAGAAGAAATTCGTGTACGTGAATTGTCAAATGATCAATTAGACGCTATTCGTGCGACAGTTGATAAATTAAAAGTTGAAGGTGACCTTCGTCGTGAAGTAAGCCAAGATATCAAACGATTGATTGAAATCGGATCATACCGAGGTATACGTCATCGCCGTGGTTTACCAGTTCGTGGACAAAACACGAAAAACAACGCGCGTACTCGTAAAGGCCCAGCTAAATCAATTACAGGCAAGAAAAAATAA
- a CDS encoding DNA-directed RNA polymerase subunit alpha: MIEIEKPRIETIEISDDAKFGKFVVEPLERGYGTTLGNSLRRILLSSLPGAAVTTIQIDGVLHEFSTVDGVVEDVTSIILNIKKLALKLYSGEDKTIEIDVKGPAVVTAADIIYDSDVEILNPDLYICTVAEGARFHIRMTAKSGRGYVRAEHNKQDDMPIGVLPIDSIYTPVSRVNYQVENTRVGQKNISDKLTLDVWADGSISPEEAVSLAAKILTEHLNVFVNLTDEARKAEIMVEKEETHKEKMLEMTIEELDLSVRSYNCLKRAGINSVQELTDKTEAEMIKVRNLGRKSLEEVKFKLAELDLNLRQDD, encoded by the coding sequence ATGATCGAAATTGAGAAACCAAGAATTGAAACGATTGAGATAAGCGATGATGCCAAGTTTGGTAAATTCGTTGTAGAACCACTTGAACGCGGTTATGGTACAACGCTAGGTAACTCACTACGTCGTATTTTGTTGTCTTCTCTTCCAGGAGCAGCAGTAACTACTATTCAAATTGATGGTGTATTACATGAATTTTCAACTGTCGATGGTGTTGTTGAAGATGTAACATCAATCATTTTAAATATTAAAAAACTTGCTCTCAAGTTATATTCTGGTGAAGACAAGACGATTGAAATCGATGTTAAAGGTCCAGCTGTTGTAACAGCAGCCGATATCATTTATGATAGCGATGTTGAAATTTTAAATCCTGACTTGTACATTTGTACAGTTGCAGAAGGCGCACGTTTCCATATACGCATGACAGCAAAATCAGGACGAGGATATGTAAGAGCTGAACATAATAAACAAGATGATATGCCTATCGGCGTATTGCCAATCGATTCAATTTACACCCCTGTCAGTCGCGTGAATTATCAAGTTGAGAATACTCGAGTGGGTCAAAAAAATATTTCTGACAAATTAACACTTGATGTTTGGGCCGATGGTTCAATTAGTCCAGAAGAAGCTGTAAGTCTAGCAGCTAAAATTCTTACAGAACATTTAAACGTTTTTGTAAATCTAACTGACGAAGCTCGTAAAGCTGAAATCATGGTAGAAAAAGAAGAAACGCATAAAGAAAAAATGCTTGAAATGACGATTGAAGAACTTGATCTATCTGTTCGTTCATACAACTGTTTGAAACGTGCTGGAATCAATTCTGTTCAAGAGTTAACTGATAAAACTGAAGCTGAAATGATTAAAGTACGTAATCTAGGACGTAAATCACTTGAAGAAGTGAAATTTAAGTTAGCTGAATTAGACTTAAACTTACGCCAAGACGACTAG
- a CDS encoding adenylate kinase: MNLILMGLPGAGKGTQAEQIVDTYHVPHISTGDMFRAAIKNETALGLEAKAYMDKGDLVPDEVTNGIVKERLAEADTENGFLLDGFPRTLNQAHALEEILKDLNKKLDAVVYISVNKDILMQRLTGRIICRSCGATYHKINKPPVVEGTCDRCGGHDFYQRDDDKPETVENRISVNLELTEPLLDFYKERNVLYTVNGEEDVKDVFKNVQNIIENAK; encoded by the coding sequence ATGAATCTCATTTTAATGGGTCTTCCTGGTGCAGGAAAAGGAACGCAAGCTGAACAAATTGTTGACACATATCATGTGCCGCATATTTCAACAGGGGATATGTTCCGAGCTGCAATCAAAAATGAAACAGCCTTAGGATTAGAAGCTAAAGCTTATATGGACAAAGGTGATTTGGTGCCTGATGAAGTTACAAACGGAATTGTAAAAGAACGTTTGGCTGAAGCAGATACTGAAAATGGATTTTTATTAGATGGTTTTCCAAGAACGCTTAACCAAGCGCACGCTTTGGAAGAAATTTTAAAAGATCTAAACAAAAAATTAGATGCTGTTGTTTACATCAGTGTTAATAAAGATATTTTAATGCAACGTTTAACTGGACGGATCATTTGTCGTTCATGTGGCGCGACTTATCATAAAATCAATAAACCACCAGTGGTTGAAGGTACTTGTGATCGTTGTGGCGGACATGATTTCTATCAAAGAGACGACGATAAACCTGAAACAGTTGAAAATCGTATTAGTGTTAACCTTGAGTTGACCGAACCTTTACTAGACTTTTATAAAGAACGTAATGTGTTGTACACTGTAAATGGTGAAGAAGATGTTAAAGATGTTTTTAAAAATGTCCAAAACATAATTGAGAACGCTAAGTAA
- a CDS encoding energy-coupling factor ABC transporter ATP-binding protein, whose product MDKIITLKDISYQYHETDDRPALSNISLSIEEGEWIAIIGHNGSGKSTLAKTINGLVAPSQGEVTVGGLILSEENIWDIREMVGMVFQNPDNQFVGSTVQDDVAFGLENQGIPRDEMIERVKSAITRVNMQDFMEKEPARLSGGQKQRVAIAGVVALRPQIIILDEATSMLDPQGRQEVLATVKEIKEKANLTVISITHDIDEAANANRVLVMKNGELVKEGTPEEIFSYGEQLIEMGLDLPFAEKLKSDLRDRGIEVPADYLTEEGMVDWLWTLLSKK is encoded by the coding sequence ATGGATAAAATCATAACGTTAAAAGATATCTCTTATCAGTATCATGAAACTGATGATAGACCAGCGCTAAGCAATATCTCTCTGTCAATCGAAGAAGGCGAGTGGATCGCGATCATTGGTCATAATGGTTCTGGTAAATCAACGCTTGCAAAGACCATTAATGGATTGGTTGCTCCTAGTCAAGGTGAGGTGACGGTTGGCGGGCTTATTTTAAGCGAAGAAAACATTTGGGATATCCGTGAAATGGTTGGAATGGTTTTTCAAAACCCGGATAATCAATTTGTGGGATCGACCGTGCAAGATGACGTTGCCTTTGGACTAGAAAACCAAGGCATTCCTAGAGACGAAATGATCGAACGCGTTAAAAGTGCGATCACACGAGTAAACATGCAAGATTTTATGGAAAAAGAACCGGCTCGTTTGTCTGGTGGACAAAAACAGCGAGTAGCCATTGCAGGTGTAGTAGCTTTGCGCCCGCAGATCATTATTTTGGATGAAGCTACCAGTATGCTTGACCCTCAAGGCAGACAAGAAGTTCTGGCTACGGTCAAGGAAATCAAAGAAAAAGCGAATTTAACCGTTATATCGATTACACATGACATCGATGAAGCGGCAAATGCCAATCGAGTGTTAGTGATGAAAAATGGTGAATTAGTAAAAGAAGGAACGCCTGAAGAGATTTTCTCTTATGGCGAACAACTCATTGAAATGGGCCTTGATCTGCCATTTGCTGAAAAGCTGAAAAGTGATCTGCGAGATCGCGGTATCGAGGTCCCAGCAGACTATTTGACTGAGGAAGGGATGGTGGACTGGCTATGGACATTACTTTCGAAAAAGTAG
- the rpsK gene encoding 30S ribosomal protein S11 yields the protein MAKKVTRKRRVKKNVESGVAHIRSTFNNTIVMITDVHGNAIAWSSAGALGFRGSKKSTPFAAQMAAEAAAKVSMENGMKTVEVAVKGPGSGREAAIRSLQATGLEVTAIRDVTPIPHNGCRPPKRRRV from the coding sequence ATGGCAAAAAAAGTTACACGTAAACGTCGTGTTAAAAAGAATGTAGAAAGCGGAGTTGCACATATTCGTTCTACTTTTAATAATACGATTGTAATGATTACAGATGTACATGGAAATGCGATTGCATGGTCTTCAGCCGGAGCTTTAGGATTCCGCGGATCAAAAAAATCTACTCCATTTGCAGCACAAATGGCTGCAGAAGCAGCTGCTAAAGTAAGTATGGAAAACGGAATGAAAACTGTAGAAGTTGCAGTTAAAGGACCAGGTTCTGGTCGTGAAGCAGCAATCCGTTCTTTACAAGCTACAGGTCTAGAAGTTACAGCAATTCGTGACGTAACTCCAATTCCTCATAATGGATGCCGCCCTCCAAAACGCCGTCGTGTTTAA
- the truA gene encoding tRNA pseudouridine(38-40) synthase TruA produces the protein MEWIRYKMIVEYDGTHFAGFQIQTHDRTVQGEIQKALKIMTKGTKVIIYGSGRTDSGVHAKGQVIHFDYPFMIPAKNMQRALNSLTTDEIFVKDVSIVETDFHARYNTSGKKYQYRIDLNEISDPFKRMYTLHHPYRIDMEKLENALKDIEGKHDFSSFCASNSGRENKVRTVYEASVIKDVFNNELIFTFRGNGFLYNMVRIFVGTLLQIANGLRPADEIKRLLAVQDRDEAGPTAKPQGLYLMEVYYKASEAVKDSDHQEGIVVEKQVQNELDHSVK, from the coding sequence ATGGAATGGATACGGTATAAAATGATCGTGGAATACGACGGAACACATTTTGCTGGGTTTCAAATCCAAACACACGATCGTACAGTGCAAGGCGAGATCCAAAAAGCTTTGAAAATCATGACTAAAGGCACAAAAGTGATCATTTACGGATCAGGACGGACCGATTCTGGGGTACACGCAAAAGGACAAGTCATTCATTTTGATTACCCGTTTATGATCCCAGCTAAAAATATGCAGCGTGCATTGAACAGTTTAACGACGGATGAGATTTTTGTGAAAGACGTTTCGATCGTCGAGACTGATTTTCATGCCCGCTACAATACATCTGGAAAGAAATACCAATACCGTATCGATTTAAACGAGATCTCAGATCCGTTTAAACGAATGTATACGTTGCATCACCCTTATCGGATCGATATGGAAAAATTAGAAAATGCGTTAAAAGATATTGAAGGAAAACACGATTTTTCCAGTTTTTGTGCCAGCAACAGCGGCAGAGAAAACAAAGTACGCACGGTCTATGAAGCCAGTGTCATAAAAGATGTCTTCAACAATGAATTGATCTTTACTTTTAGGGGAAACGGCTTTTTGTACAATATGGTCCGCATATTTGTCGGCACGTTACTGCAAATTGCCAATGGTCTGCGCCCAGCAGATGAAATCAAACGGCTGCTGGCAGTCCAAGACCGCGATGAAGCTGGTCCAACTGCTAAACCTCAAGGATTGTATTTGATGGAAGTCTATTATAAAGCATCAGAAGCTGTAAAAGACTCCGATCATCAAGAAGGCATTGTAGTAGAAAAGCAGGTGCAGAATGAATTGGATCATTCGGTTAAGTGA
- the rpsI gene encoding 30S ribosomal protein S9, which produces MAQAQYIATGRRKNSTARVRLVPGTGKIIMNKKDITEYIPFPYLHEVVKQPLALTETLGSYDVHVNVNGGGFTGQSGAARHGISRALLQVDPDFRTALKAAGLLTRDPRMVERKKPGLKKARKASQFSKR; this is translated from the coding sequence ATGGCACAAGCACAATATATTGCAACAGGAAGACGTAAAAATTCAACTGCCCGTGTACGTTTAGTACCAGGTACTGGAAAAATCATCATGAACAAAAAAGACATCACTGAATATATCCCATTCCCATATTTACACGAAGTTGTTAAACAACCTTTAGCTCTTACAGAAACTTTAGGTAGCTACGACGTACATGTAAACGTAAATGGTGGTGGATTCACTGGACAATCAGGAGCAGCCCGTCACGGGATCTCTCGTGCGTTACTACAAGTTGATCCAGACTTCCGTACTGCTTTAAAAGCAGCAGGTCTGTTAACTCGTGACCCACGTATGGTTGAACGTAAAAAACCAGGTCTTAAAAAAGCTCGTAAAGCTTCACAATTCTCAAAACGTTAA
- a CDS encoding energy-coupling factor ABC transporter ATP-binding protein encodes MDITFEKVGYTYQKGTPFQNKALYDIDLHIKEGSFTALVGHTGSGKSTVLQHLNALMKPSEGTVTIGDRVITSQSNNKNLKGIRKKVGIVFQFPESQLFEETVAKDIAFGPKNFGATEEEGIVLAKRMLPIVGLDESYMERSPFDLSGGQMRRVAIAGVLAMEPEVLVLDEPTAGLDPQGRKEMMDMFYRLYRTQGLTIILVTHQMDDVANYADHMVVLEKGTVIKEGAPKDVFKDAAWLESKQLGVPATVSFGSLLSQKTGLVFNGLPLTTADLADEIAKALKQQPNDSKAGDAE; translated from the coding sequence ATGGACATTACTTTCGAAAAAGTAGGCTATACCTACCAAAAAGGAACACCTTTCCAAAATAAAGCCCTTTATGATATCGATTTACATATCAAAGAAGGCAGCTTTACAGCTCTAGTAGGTCACACCGGTAGTGGGAAATCGACCGTGCTGCAACATTTGAATGCACTGATGAAACCAAGTGAAGGAACAGTGACCATTGGCGACCGTGTCATCACATCACAATCAAACAATAAGAATTTGAAAGGCATCCGCAAGAAAGTGGGGATCGTCTTCCAATTTCCTGAATCGCAATTATTCGAAGAAACTGTCGCAAAGGATATCGCTTTTGGACCAAAAAACTTTGGCGCTACTGAAGAAGAGGGCATTGTGTTAGCTAAGCGTATGCTGCCAATTGTGGGCTTAGATGAATCTTATATGGAACGCTCACCCTTTGACCTGTCTGGTGGCCAAATGAGACGTGTGGCAATTGCCGGCGTTTTAGCGATGGAACCTGAAGTGTTGGTCTTAGATGAACCGACTGCTGGTCTAGACCCGCAAGGACGAAAAGAAATGATGGATATGTTCTATCGATTATACCGTACGCAAGGATTGACGATCATCTTGGTCACACATCAAATGGATGACGTAGCAAATTACGCAGATCATATGGTGGTACTTGAAAAAGGTACGGTCATTAAAGAAGGTGCGCCTAAAGACGTGTTTAAAGACGCAGCTTGGCTTGAATCGAAACAATTAGGTGTTCCTGCCACAGTTTCATTCGGAAGCCTCTTGAGCCAAAAAACAGGTCTTGTCTTCAATGGATTGCCATTAACAACAGCTGATTTAGCGGATGAGATCGCTAAAGCCTTGAAACAGCAGCCAAATGATTCAAAAGCAGGTGATGCCGAATGA
- the secY gene encoding preprotein translocase subunit SecY → MIKLLIESFKAKDIRSRILFTLSILIVFRLGTKITVPGVNAAALQDLSSNSSLFSLLNTFGGGALDSYSIFALGVSPYITASIVVQLLQMDIIPKLAEWAKQGEVGRRKLNQVTRYLTVGLAFVQAIGISYGFNALTGSGLVLNPGTDTYLMIAVMLTAGTMLVMWLGEQITVKGFGNGISMIIFSGIIARVPSDLSGFYNSQIRNAGDEMAQAILFSVLIAIAFVAIVVTVVYVENAKRKIPVQYSKRSAGSGQDTHLPLKVNSAGVIPVIFASSFIMTPQTILGFFSASNADAQWFIILNKVFNLQEPIGAVIYTLLIVVFTYFYAFIQVNPEKVAENLQKQGGYIPSVRPGKPTQDFISTTLSQLSTVGAVYLGVIAILPILASNIWDLPQSVSLGGTSLLIVVGVALELMRQLEGQMSKKSYQGFIQ, encoded by the coding sequence ATGATCAAACTACTTATAGAGTCCTTTAAAGCAAAGGACATTCGAAGTAGAATTCTCTTCACTTTAAGTATTTTGATCGTATTCAGACTTGGAACCAAAATAACGGTTCCCGGTGTTAATGCGGCTGCTTTACAAGATCTATCCTCAAATAGTTCTTTGTTCAGTTTGTTAAATACATTTGGTGGGGGAGCATTAGACAGTTATTCTATTTTTGCGCTAGGTGTTTCTCCGTATATCACCGCCTCAATTGTTGTTCAACTGTTACAGATGGATATTATTCCTAAGCTTGCTGAATGGGCAAAACAAGGCGAAGTAGGTCGTAGAAAATTAAATCAAGTTACAAGATACTTAACGGTTGGTTTGGCTTTTGTTCAAGCAATCGGTATCTCGTACGGATTTAACGCTCTAACGGGATCTGGATTGGTTCTCAATCCCGGCACGGATACTTACCTTATGATTGCCGTTATGCTAACTGCCGGAACAATGTTGGTTATGTGGCTTGGTGAGCAAATTACAGTTAAAGGCTTTGGTAACGGGATATCAATGATTATCTTTTCAGGTATCATTGCTCGAGTACCTTCTGATTTAAGTGGCTTTTACAATTCGCAAATAAGAAATGCTGGAGATGAAATGGCGCAAGCTATTCTCTTCTCGGTCTTAATTGCCATTGCTTTTGTAGCAATTGTTGTAACCGTCGTTTATGTCGAAAATGCAAAAAGAAAGATTCCTGTTCAATACTCAAAACGCTCAGCTGGCTCAGGTCAGGACACTCACTTGCCGTTAAAAGTAAATTCAGCTGGTGTTATTCCAGTAATTTTTGCAAGTTCATTTATTATGACACCACAAACGATCTTAGGATTCTTTAGTGCTTCGAATGCAGATGCACAGTGGTTTATTATTTTAAATAAAGTTTTTAATTTGCAAGAACCAATCGGAGCAGTTATTTATACTCTTTTAATTGTAGTCTTTACTTATTTCTATGCATTCATTCAAGTGAATCCAGAGAAAGTCGCTGAGAATTTACAAAAACAAGGCGGATATATTCCTAGTGTGCGCCCTGGAAAACCCACTCAAGATTTTATTTCAACAACGTTATCACAGTTGAGTACAGTCGGAGCGGTCTATCTGGGTGTTATTGCAATACTGCCTATACTTGCGTCAAACATTTGGGATTTACCTCAATCTGTTTCTCTAGGTGGTACCAGCCTACTTATCGTAGTTGGTGTTGCATTAGAACTTATGAGACAACTTGAAGGTCAAATGTCTAAAAAAAGTTATCAAGGCTTTATACAATAA
- the rplQ gene encoding 50S ribosomal protein L17 — MGYRKLGRTSSQRKAMLRDLTSDLIINERIVTTEARAKEVRKSTEKMITLGKKGDLHARRQAAEYVRNEVASVKEEGEDIVVQSVLQKLFSDVAPRYAERQGGYTRIMKTQPRRGDAAPMVIIELV; from the coding sequence ATGGGTTACCGTAAATTAGGACGTACAAGTTCACAACGTAAAGCAATGCTACGCGACTTAACTTCTGATTTGATCATCAACGAACGCATCGTAACAACTGAAGCTCGTGCTAAAGAAGTCCGTAAATCAACTGAAAAGATGATTACTTTAGGCAAAAAAGGCGATTTACATGCACGCCGTCAAGCTGCAGAATACGTACGCAATGAAGTCGCTTCTGTTAAAGAAGAAGGCGAAGATATCGTTGTTCAATCAGTCTTACAGAAATTATTTAGCGATGTTGCTCCACGTTACGCTGAGCGTCAAGGTGGATACACACGTATCATGAAAACTCAACCACGTCGCGGCGATGCTGCACCAATGGTTATTATTGAATTAGTTTAA
- a CDS encoding energy-coupling factor transporter transmembrane component T family protein, which translates to MMDKLIFGRYIPGDSWIHKLDPRAKLLSTVIFIGIIFLANNWQTYLLLLLFALTAIRLSTIKLSFFINGIKPLIWLILFTVVLQVLFTGGSTVYFDWGPIIISREGLLNGVFIFCRFVLIIFMSTLLTLTTMPLSLTDAIEYLLRPLKVVKVPVYEIALMLSIALRFVPTLMDETEKIMNAQRARGVDFGEGNIFQQMKAIVPILIPLFVSSFNRAEELATAMEARGYKGGEGRTKYRQLEWVSRDTTAMMAYALLTVGLVVLRN; encoded by the coding sequence ATGATGGATAAATTGATTTTTGGCCGTTACATTCCTGGGGATTCGTGGATCCATAAATTAGATCCGCGTGCCAAACTCCTAAGTACTGTTATTTTTATCGGGATCATATTCCTAGCCAATAATTGGCAAACCTATCTGCTGTTATTGCTGTTCGCATTAACAGCGATCCGCTTATCGACGATCAAGTTGAGTTTCTTTATCAATGGCATCAAGCCGCTGATCTGGCTGATCCTCTTTACGGTCGTCCTGCAAGTGCTCTTTACAGGTGGAAGTACGGTCTACTTTGATTGGGGTCCGATCATCATCTCTCGAGAAGGTTTGCTGAACGGAGTCTTCATCTTTTGCCGCTTTGTCTTGATCATCTTCATGTCGACATTGCTGACATTGACCACTATGCCGTTATCATTAACGGATGCGATCGAATATTTATTGCGTCCTTTGAAAGTTGTTAAAGTACCTGTCTATGAAATTGCCTTGATGTTGTCGATCGCATTGCGCTTTGTGCCGACATTGATGGATGAAACAGAAAAAATTATGAATGCCCAACGCGCTCGTGGAGTCGATTTTGGAGAAGGCAATATTTTTCAACAAATGAAAGCCATCGTTCCGATTTTGATCCCATTATTCGTCAGTTCCTTTAACCGTGCGGAAGAATTGGCAACAGCCATGGAGGCCAGAGGGTACAAGGGCGGCGAAGGACGAACGAAATACCGTCAGCTCGAGTGGGTCTCACGTGACACGACCGCTATGATGGCGTATGCTTTACTGACAGTCGGATTAGTCGTATTGCGAAATTGA
- a CDS encoding GNAT family N-acetyltransferase, whose translation MNWIIRLSEQKDFPQLRTIENQIWHSGNTPHVTTYETVADYQKHYSAGSQLVALAADSQEIAGFLGFHPPTNLMAHQKVWGVDVGVHPAFQGKGVGTDLLTAIKALAVKQGIHKLSLRVLSTNPAAIHLYQKNGFQVEGRLKNEFWIEGQFIDDLLMAYFLD comes from the coding sequence ATGAATTGGATCATTCGGTTAAGTGAACAAAAAGACTTTCCCCAATTGAGAACCATTGAAAATCAAATCTGGCATTCAGGTAATACGCCCCATGTGACGACTTATGAAACAGTAGCGGACTACCAGAAGCATTATTCCGCTGGTTCCCAACTAGTCGCATTAGCAGCCGACAGCCAAGAAATCGCAGGATTTTTAGGATTCCATCCACCAACTAACTTGATGGCTCACCAGAAGGTATGGGGAGTCGATGTAGGCGTTCACCCAGCTTTTCAAGGTAAAGGTGTAGGAACAGATTTGCTAACGGCTATCAAGGCTTTAGCGGTTAAACAAGGCATCCATAAATTAAGCTTGCGCGTATTGTCTACGAACCCGGCAGCGATCCACTTGTATCAAAAAAACGGCTTTCAAGTAGAAGGGCGTTTGAAAAATGAATTTTGGATCGAAGGCCAGTTTATTGATGATCTATTGATGGCTTACTTTTTAGATTAG
- the infA gene encoding translation initiation factor IF-1 translates to MAKDDVIEIEGIVVETLPNAMFKVELENGHVVLAHVSGKIRMHYIRILPGDKVTVELSPYDLSRGRITYRFK, encoded by the coding sequence GTGGCGAAAGACGATGTCATTGAAATTGAAGGAATAGTCGTTGAAACTTTGCCGAATGCAATGTTTAAAGTCGAACTTGAAAATGGCCATGTTGTATTGGCTCACGTTTCAGGTAAAATCCGAATGCACTACATTAGAATCCTACCAGGAGACAAAGTAACAGTTGAGTTGTCCCCGTACGATTTATCACGTGGTCGCATAACTTATCGCTTTAAATAA
- the rplM gene encoding 50S ribosomal protein L13 → MRTTYMAKPNEVERKWYVVDATDIPMGRMSSVVAAILRGKNKPTYTPNVDTGDFVIIINADKTKLTGKKATDKIYYRNIDGNPGGLKQISAGALRTKDSRKLIELSVKGMLPKNTLGRAQGMKLHVYGGAEHNHQAQLPEVLDITNLI, encoded by the coding sequence GTGCGTACAACTTATATGGCAAAACCAAATGAAGTAGAACGTAAATGGTATGTGGTAGACGCAACTGATATCCCAATGGGACGTATGTCAAGTGTTGTCGCAGCTATTTTACGTGGAAAAAATAAACCAACTTATACACCAAATGTTGATACAGGTGATTTCGTAATCATAATCAACGCTGACAAAACGAAATTAACTGGTAAAAAAGCAACTGACAAAATCTATTACCGTAACATCGATGGTAATCCAGGTGGATTGAAACAAATCTCTGCTGGTGCATTACGTACTAAAGATTCTCGTAAATTAATCGAATTGTCTGTCAAAGGTATGCTTCCTAAAAATACTTTAGGTCGCGCTCAAGGCATGAAATTACATGTTTACGGTGGAGCAGAACACAATCACCAAGCGCAATTACCTGAAGTATTAGACATCACAAACTTAATTTAA
- a CDS encoding IS1380 family transposase codes for MATLHENRLLFNSNITVSHCGGNLSSDSGLILVKEFMHTINFSNILKQTLTINDDRLYYNHANHSIIEQILFQLIAGYQTDSSADVLSKDPIFQSLLAKKQLASQPSISRLWNRLSQENISQLQEVNQILIDKVRTARNTTEMIFDLDSTHSDTFGNQEKSDYNAHYQTNDYHPLVAFEGLTGDFLKTELRSGNVYTSNGVADFVRPLFDHYQETVPVCSILVRADSGFATPELYELCEKRQNFYVIRLKSNRNLGKIAEQFVSIDDQQDWDKKEVHYASTLYQAKSWTHPRRICIKSTREATELIARHEFIITNLSENLSAEAVFQTFSKRGTMENYIKEAKNEFYFDKTDSPRFLENHARMMVSVLAYNIVNFMRTLCFTKETKGFQVSTIRLLLFKVAGKLVHSGRKTFLKLSSYNVYYELFHKILRNIQHFKWQ; via the coding sequence ATTTTGAAACAAACCCTCACTATTAATGATGATCGACTTTACTATAACCATGCTAATCATTCAATTATTGAACAAATCCTTTTTCAATTGATTGCTGGATATCAAACGGATTCTTCGGCTGACGTTTTATCAAAAGATCCCATTTTCCAGAGCCTATTAGCTAAAAAGCAACTCGCTTCACAACCATCTATTTCTCGTTTATGGAATCGGTTAAGTCAGGAAAACATTTCCCAATTACAAGAAGTCAATCAAATCCTGATTGATAAAGTACGTACTGCTCGTAATACAACTGAAATGATTTTTGATCTAGACTCAACACATTCGGATACCTTTGGCAATCAGGAGAAGTCGGATTATAATGCCCATTACCAAACGAATGACTATCATCCACTTGTTGCCTTTGAAGGCCTGACCGGCGACTTTTTGAAAACAGAACTTCGTTCTGGTAATGTGTACACATCCAATGGTGTTGCAGATTTTGTCCGGCCACTTTTTGACCATTACCAAGAAACCGTACCTGTATGTTCTATTCTAGTGCGTGCAGATAGTGGTTTTGCAACTCCAGAATTATATGAACTGTGTGAAAAACGTCAAAATTTTTATGTTATTCGATTGAAATCGAATCGTAACCTAGGAAAAATCGCTGAGCAATTTGTATCGATAGATGACCAGCAGGATTGGGATAAAAAAGAAGTTCACTACGCTTCTACACTCTATCAAGCCAAGAGCTGGACACATCCACGAAGAATTTGTATTAAATCTACGCGCGAAGCAACCGAATTGATTGCTCGACATGAATTTATCATAACCAATTTATCAGAGAACCTTTCTGCAGAAGCGGTCTTTCAAACCTTTTCTAAAAGAGGCACCATGGAAAATTACATTAAAGAGGCCAAAAATGAATTTTATTTCGATAAAACCGATAGTCCTCGTTTTTTAGAAAATCATGCACGTATGATGGTGAGTGTACTAGCTTACAACATCGTCAATTTTATGCGTACTCTTTGTTTTACGAAAGAAACCAAAGGTTTTCAAGTTTCAACTATTCGTTTGCTCTTATTTAAAGTAGCGGGTAAACTTGTTCATTCTGGACGAAAAACCTTTTTAAAACTCAGTTCTTATAACGTTTACTATGAACTATTCCATAAAATCTTGCGGAATATTCAGCATTTCAAATGGCAGTAG
- the rpmJ gene encoding 50S ribosomal protein L36 → MKVRPSVKKICDKCKVIRRKGRVMVICENPKHKQRQG, encoded by the coding sequence ATGAAAGTAAGACCATCAGTAAAGAAAATTTGTGACAAATGCAAAGTTATCCGTCGTAAAGGACGTGTTATGGTGATTTGCGAAAACCCTAAACACAAACAACGCCAAGGATAA